One window from the genome of Treponema sp. OMZ 838 encodes:
- the rpoN gene encoding RNA polymerase factor sigma-54, with amino-acid sequence MQQMGQTLGQRLEQRMSQSQIQSLDILAMPTVELRERIAEELAENPALELIHGTQQVSPAPTGQAKLLERKEPYYRNDRTSSSFSTEASDVFQTFLENIPAPQQQSLQSHLLEQLFVHKLDPLTASFAERIIGNLTNDGFHVVPLNELFKTELSENKGEKALAFTRHKISHALSVIRRLDPIGCATRDFKQSLLVQAKILFRDKTTIDPVYTYTLDILAHHFDYLEKARPYSLVRAVNENKEIPYKLTQENAEDILALIASLNPFPGRAFTPDITPDEYIIPTAFIERNDQEFTVRINNLEVPILTVSPEFQDLISHAKDSDSKTYIKEQLQKAKVFIGSLNQREKTIVAVLRKIVSAQEAFFLTGDKRRLVPLTQQQIARELDIHESTVSRTVAGKYVQCQWGTFEIQYFFTNSVAVQPQSSPIQSNASLESGAFLQSNASASSTIPATREGVKDCIKELLTEHTAKGSKLSDQKISDLLQEKYGISVARRTVAKYRKELDIGSSYDRA; translated from the coding sequence ATGCAGCAAATGGGGCAAACGCTCGGGCAACGGCTTGAGCAGCGAATGAGTCAAAGTCAAATCCAATCGCTGGATATATTGGCAATGCCGACCGTCGAACTTCGAGAAAGAATTGCGGAAGAACTTGCTGAAAATCCGGCTTTGGAACTCATCCACGGAACACAACAAGTATCGCCTGCGCCAACCGGTCAAGCAAAACTGCTCGAACGGAAAGAGCCGTACTACCGCAACGACCGAACATCGTCATCCTTTTCGACGGAAGCAAGCGACGTATTCCAGACTTTTTTAGAAAATATTCCGGCGCCTCAGCAGCAGAGCTTACAAAGTCATCTTTTGGAGCAACTGTTTGTTCACAAGCTGGATCCGCTTACCGCATCTTTTGCCGAACGGATTATCGGAAATTTAACAAATGACGGCTTCCATGTTGTCCCGCTAAACGAACTTTTTAAAACGGAACTCTCTGAAAACAAAGGAGAGAAAGCACTCGCTTTTACGCGGCATAAAATATCTCATGCATTATCGGTTATTCGACGGCTTGACCCTATCGGATGTGCAACACGGGATTTTAAGCAATCGCTTTTGGTTCAAGCAAAGATATTATTCCGTGATAAAACTACTATCGATCCCGTCTATACCTATACGCTCGATATTTTGGCGCACCATTTTGACTATTTGGAAAAAGCGCGTCCGTATTCGCTCGTACGTGCCGTCAATGAAAACAAAGAAATTCCCTATAAGCTGACACAAGAAAATGCAGAAGATATTCTTGCATTGATTGCATCGCTCAATCCTTTTCCGGGACGAGCCTTTACGCCGGATATAACACCGGACGAATATATCATTCCAACTGCGTTCATCGAGCGGAATGATCAAGAATTCACCGTAAGAATAAATAACTTAGAAGTTCCGATTCTTACAGTCTCGCCCGAATTTCAGGATTTAATAAGCCACGCAAAAGATTCCGACTCTAAAACGTATATTAAAGAGCAGCTGCAAAAGGCAAAGGTTTTTATCGGAAGTTTAAACCAGAGGGAAAAAACAATTGTAGCAGTATTGCGTAAAATAGTATCGGCACAAGAAGCGTTCTTTTTAACCGGTGATAAGCGGCGGCTGGTTCCGCTTACGCAACAACAGATAGCGCGGGAACTGGATATCCATGAATCTACCGTATCGAGGACCGTTGCCGGAAAATATGTACAGTGCCAATGGGGTACTTTTGAGATACAATATTTTTTCACCAATTCCGTAGCAGTACAACCGCAGTCCAGCCCTATACAGTCCAACGCTTCTTTGGAGTCGGGAGCATTTTTGCAATCCAATGCTTCCGCGTCATCAACCATTCCCGCAACACGAGAAGGCGTAAAGGATTGCATTAAAGAGCTCCTTACCGAACATACAGCAAAAGGTTCCAAACTTTCGGATCAAAAAATTTCCGACTTGCTGCAAGAAAAATACGGTATTTCCGTCGCCCGCCGCACCGTCGCAAAATACCGAAAAGAACTGGATATCGGTTCGTCGTATGATAGGGCGTAA
- a CDS encoding VWA domain-containing protein produces the protein MLNFQRPLSFFLLLLLPTFVLLRRTGRLQAVSIVLPLGNWNGFVPEKNLRVYLVHRISQYTLAAAFVFAVATLAEPVRQTSEAMYAGSGQALMFVIDTSPSMAAQDMGTLTRLEAAKRIIKSFAEKYEGDSLGLTALGSSAAVLIPPTIDRHTFLTRLDQLQVGEFGDGTAIGMGLASAVLHLTQYSAIPSHIILFTDGDNNTGEVHPRAAADIIKHKKIGFYIIGLGKSGYAPVKYIDPIQKKEISGTLNTVFNEAELQKIAGYGNGRYFSAQSPELLTDIFNRFIQKIPATPPSMTMRKYAYLDGLFLLIAMSCAAGAWLLRRIGMQAVS, from the coding sequence GTGCTGAATTTTCAACGACCGCTTTCTTTTTTCCTCTTGCTGTTACTGCCGACTTTTGTACTGCTCCGGCGGACGGGGAGATTGCAAGCAGTATCAATAGTGCTGCCGCTTGGAAATTGGAACGGGTTTGTTCCCGAAAAAAATCTGCGGGTGTATCTTGTGCACCGTATCTCCCAGTACACCCTTGCGGCAGCCTTTGTATTCGCCGTCGCTACGCTTGCGGAACCGGTACGGCAAACTTCCGAAGCGATGTATGCCGGTTCGGGACAGGCGCTGATGTTTGTCATCGACACCAGCCCCTCGATGGCGGCACAGGACATGGGAACACTGACACGGCTTGAGGCGGCGAAGCGGATTATCAAGTCTTTTGCGGAAAAATATGAAGGCGACTCGTTGGGTCTTACCGCGCTGGGAAGTTCCGCCGCCGTACTCATTCCGCCGACAATCGATCGGCACACGTTTCTGACTCGGTTGGATCAACTGCAAGTCGGTGAATTCGGTGACGGAACGGCAATCGGTATGGGGCTTGCCTCTGCCGTGCTGCATCTGACGCAGTATTCCGCGATTCCCTCACATATCATTCTCTTTACCGACGGAGATAATAACACCGGCGAGGTGCATCCTCGCGCAGCCGCGGATATCATCAAGCATAAAAAAATCGGGTTTTACATTATCGGGTTGGGGAAGTCGGGATATGCGCCGGTTAAGTATATTGATCCCATTCAAAAAAAAGAAATTTCCGGTACGCTCAACACTGTGTTCAATGAAGCGGAGTTACAAAAAATTGCCGGTTACGGTAACGGCCGCTATTTTTCGGCACAGTCACCCGAATTATTAACGGATATTTTTAATCGATTTATTCAAAAAATACCGGCGACGCCTCCTTCAATGACGATGCGTAAATACGCGTACCTTGACGGGCTGTTTTTATTGATTGCAATGAGCTGCGCGGCAGGAGCATGGCTGCTCCGCAGAATCGGAATGCAGGCGGTGTCATAA
- a CDS encoding VWA domain-containing protein, producing MIEFEKPFFLLCIIAILPACAVTLYRIKKLKESYAATGEIHAIIRTLRIRTALWSIGWLFLSIAAAVPLWGTKQTTVVKHGNAVIFAVDISRSMTVADITPNRLEFAKRYVSFLIERLPETACGLVTIKGLGTLAVPLSFNHQSVLTAAETLSPFNATSAGSNLEHGLRVALEAFPENRLTGKTVVLCTDGGETIGSVPRILPRYRQENVQLIIIGFGTETGGTLSILNEKHESVVQKSELEESILKRYAEQALNGSFYISAADLGSAQKVLQSLTEGDAESEKIRYVQKPVRRTFECTAMALLLFCIGLCAGGIRAKKM from the coding sequence ATGATTGAATTTGAAAAACCGTTTTTCCTGTTGTGTATCATTGCTATTCTGCCTGCGTGCGCCGTTACGTTGTACCGCATAAAAAAATTAAAAGAAAGCTACGCTGCGACGGGAGAGATTCACGCCATTATACGGACACTGCGAATCCGAACGGCGCTTTGGAGCATCGGCTGGCTGTTCCTCAGTATTGCTGCAGCCGTACCGCTCTGGGGTACAAAACAAACCACCGTAGTCAAACACGGGAATGCGGTTATCTTTGCCGTCGATATTTCGCGCAGTATGACCGTTGCCGATATCACACCGAACCGGCTCGAATTTGCAAAGCGTTATGTTTCCTTTTTGATAGAACGTTTACCGGAAACTGCCTGCGGACTCGTTACGATAAAGGGACTGGGTACGCTTGCCGTGCCGCTGAGTTTTAATCATCAGAGTGTACTGACTGCAGCGGAAACGCTGTCGCCGTTCAATGCAACCTCGGCAGGCAGCAATCTTGAACACGGACTGCGTGTCGCATTGGAGGCTTTCCCCGAAAATCGATTAACCGGAAAAACGGTTGTGCTGTGTACCGACGGCGGTGAAACAATCGGTTCGGTGCCGCGTATTCTTCCGCGGTATCGGCAAGAAAATGTTCAACTGATTATCATCGGCTTTGGAACGGAAACAGGCGGTACGCTTTCCATCCTGAATGAAAAACACGAATCGGTCGTGCAAAAAAGTGAGTTGGAGGAATCTATTCTTAAACGCTATGCGGAGCAAGCCTTGAACGGAAGTTTTTATATTTCCGCTGCCGACCTCGGTTCGGCACAGAAGGTGCTGCAATCGCTGACGGAAGGCGATGCCGAAAGCGAGAAAATACGATATGTGCAAAAACCGGTACGGCGGACATTTGAGTGTACGGCGATGGCGCTCCTCCTTTTTTGTATCGGTCTTTGTGCAGGAGGTATCCGTGCTAAAAAAATGTAG
- a CDS encoding SH3 domain-containing protein, with the protein MEKNTARIGTGDKRLLGFFVCRLVAKTATLFFFFCATASLYGQQNDYAEHFIELKTDGTELSIDREFEIEVIIKREAPYLQKNNGDTPRFILEQSADTAELIQSSAIPERDGLHLRYRYRFNKTGRFRFEPELQWKRQTVELTPLDITVHRPRLSEHTPFVWMLYSVSGLPVADGAALEQGTEYILCLTAAFYSAGHTERYRHTLQTASAQIEAARLEASGSQENRNSTAIRDMHSELPLPVEIVRIECAPSESAALKPLTLTELPFDAAVLINSAALSNTADLPDASVSSAVLSTASVPCEDSDDEHYVLAAFNLIPLRIGVQSLPQAQIFFTAGGKAFSAPAAYRIDRQAITEAADKSGADGFTAAAFQALPPETQYSGNTMTEQEKSAAAKQIADYRKQEAAALFSPAIRRERRKLEAALEIAHPLPLYPRLLGILTAVISGLLLIGAAVCGFRNKKRFMLLCIIIALCSGSLTAVLFRLILRPQGVCIEDAGEIAVRRIPENTGSIVHRLSAGQSVIIIRKAPQWYYIKTVGGVTGWIPLQSVIQYN; encoded by the coding sequence ATGGAAAAAAACACAGCACGAATCGGAACCGGCGATAAACGATTATTAGGATTCTTTGTATGCAGGCTAGTCGCGAAGACGGCAACACTCTTTTTTTTCTTTTGTGCAACCGCAAGCCTCTATGGGCAGCAAAACGATTATGCCGAGCATTTTATTGAGCTCAAAACAGACGGTACCGAATTATCAATTGATCGTGAATTTGAAATTGAAGTAATCATCAAACGAGAGGCTCCGTATTTGCAGAAGAATAATGGCGATACGCCGCGATTTATCCTTGAGCAGAGCGCAGATACGGCAGAGCTGATACAGAGCAGTGCGATTCCCGAACGAGACGGCCTACACCTGCGCTATCGGTATCGGTTTAACAAAACAGGCAGGTTCCGATTCGAACCGGAGCTACAATGGAAACGGCAAACGGTCGAGCTGACACCGCTGGATATAACCGTACACCGGCCGCGGCTGTCGGAACATACGCCGTTTGTGTGGATGCTGTATTCTGTAAGCGGTCTGCCGGTTGCGGACGGCGCAGCCCTTGAACAAGGTACGGAATACATCCTGTGTTTAACCGCAGCCTTTTATTCGGCAGGACATACCGAGCGCTACCGGCACACTTTGCAAACCGCCTCTGCTCAAATCGAAGCCGCCCGCCTCGAAGCGTCCGGCTCCCAAGAGAACCGCAACAGCACTGCTATTCGGGATATGCACAGTGAGCTGCCGTTACCAGTTGAAATAGTCCGTATCGAATGCGCTCCATCCGAAAGCGCCGCGCTGAAACCGCTTACACTCACAGAACTGCCGTTTGATGCGGCTGTTTTAATAAACTCGGCGGCTTTGTCAAATACGGCAGATTTGCCGGATGCCAGTGTTTCCAGTGCAGTCCTGTCGACTGCATCCGTTCCATGCGAAGATTCCGATGACGAGCATTATGTTCTTGCCGCCTTTAATTTGATACCCTTGCGGATAGGTGTGCAAAGCCTTCCTCAAGCGCAGATATTTTTTACAGCGGGTGGAAAAGCATTTAGCGCTCCTGCTGCGTACCGCATCGACCGGCAGGCAATTACCGAGGCTGCCGATAAAAGCGGTGCGGACGGCTTCACCGCCGCTGCGTTTCAGGCGCTCCCGCCTGAAACGCAGTACAGCGGCAACACTATGACCGAGCAAGAAAAAAGCGCCGCGGCAAAGCAAATAGCCGACTACCGCAAACAGGAAGCCGCGGCGCTTTTTTCTCCCGCAATCCGCCGTGAACGCAGAAAACTGGAAGCTGCGTTGGAGATTGCCCATCCGCTGCCGCTGTATCCGCGCCTGCTCGGCATTCTAACGGCGGTAATCTCCGGCTTATTACTGATCGGTGCGGCAGTGTGCGGTTTCCGCAATAAAAAGCGGTTTATGCTGCTTTGTATCATCATCGCATTGTGTAGCGGAAGCCTCACCGCCGTACTGTTCCGGCTCATACTTCGGCCGCAAGGCGTGTGCATTGAGGATGCCGGCGAAATAGCGGTGCGGCGTATACCGGAAAATACCGGCAGTATCGTGCACCGGCTTTCGGCAGGCCAAAGTGTCATTATCATACGAAAAGCGCCGCAATGGTACTACATTAAAACCGTCGGCGGAGTTACCGGCTGGATACCGCTGCAGTCGGTCATACAGTACAATTAA
- the yedE gene encoding YedE family putative selenium transporter, with protein MKNWRSEMKKHFMVALTGAFIGIAAVVLVKFGNPGNMGFCIACFLRDIAGTLKLHNAAVVQYMRPEVIGLIVGAFVIALVKKEFKPRGGSAPFTRFVLGFFVMIGALMFLGCPLRMFLRLGAGDLNAVFGLVGFIIGIAIGVVFLNKNFSLSRAYPQSGQEGMLAPIVMIVFFILLVAFPAVLAFSEKGPGSMHAPIALALGIGLVSGALAQRSRLCTAGGIRDAIMLKDFHLLTGSIAILVAMLIGTLVTGQFKLGLAGQAVAHTDGLWNALGMVLVGWASVLLGGCPLRQLILTGEGNTDSAVTVTGLIAGAAFAHNFGLASSGKGPTSAGMIAVVIGLVVTACVSVYYAAKNK; from the coding sequence ATAAAAAACTGGAGGAGTGAAATGAAAAAACATTTCATGGTAGCATTGACAGGCGCATTTATCGGTATTGCGGCTGTCGTATTGGTCAAATTCGGAAACCCGGGGAATATGGGCTTCTGTATTGCCTGTTTCTTGCGCGATATTGCGGGCACCTTAAAATTGCACAATGCAGCCGTCGTACAGTATATGCGACCCGAAGTCATCGGCCTGATAGTTGGTGCGTTTGTAATCGCGCTCGTAAAAAAAGAATTTAAGCCGCGCGGCGGTTCAGCGCCTTTTACCCGCTTTGTATTAGGGTTTTTCGTAATGATCGGCGCATTGATGTTCTTGGGATGCCCGCTTCGTATGTTTTTACGTTTGGGCGCAGGCGACTTGAATGCGGTATTTGGTCTTGTAGGGTTCATCATCGGTATCGCTATCGGAGTGGTATTCCTCAATAAGAATTTCTCCTTGAGCCGCGCGTATCCCCAATCCGGACAGGAAGGTATGCTTGCCCCCATCGTGATGATCGTATTCTTTATTTTATTGGTTGCATTCCCCGCCGTTCTCGCCTTTAGCGAAAAAGGCCCCGGTTCAATGCATGCGCCGATTGCGCTCGCACTCGGTATCGGTCTTGTCAGCGGTGCATTAGCACAACGCAGCCGGCTCTGTACCGCAGGCGGTATCCGCGATGCAATTATGCTCAAAGACTTCCACCTTTTAACGGGAAGCATTGCTATTTTAGTTGCCATGCTTATCGGAACGCTCGTAACCGGACAGTTTAAGCTCGGACTTGCGGGGCAGGCAGTTGCCCACACCGACGGGTTGTGGAATGCGCTTGGTATGGTGCTGGTCGGATGGGCAAGTGTTCTGCTCGGCGGCTGCCCCTTACGCCAGCTCATCTTAACCGGTGAGGGTAACACCGACTCGGCTGTAACTGTAACCGGTTTGATTGCAGGCGCGGCTTTCGCTCATAACTTCGGTCTTGCCTCTTCCGGTAAAGGCCCGACAAGTGCGGGGATGATTGCCGTTGTTATCGGATTAGTCGTAACAGCCTGTGTCAGCGTATATTACGCAGCAAAAAATAAATAA
- a CDS encoding sulfurtransferase TusA family protein has protein sequence MADYMVDARGLSCPEPVVRTKKAFDAHQNFTVLVDNETSKENVIRFCDKMKAKTSISADGSDWKITVSK, from the coding sequence ATGGCAGATTATATGGTAGATGCACGGGGGCTTTCCTGCCCCGAACCGGTAGTACGGACAAAAAAAGCATTCGATGCACATCAGAATTTTACGGTGCTTGTCGATAATGAAACCTCAAAAGAAAATGTTATCCGCTTTTGCGATAAGATGAAGGCAAAGACCTCCATTTCAGCAGACGGCAGCGACTGGAAAATCACCGTTTCAAAATGA
- a CDS encoding DUF3343 domain-containing protein, translated as MICGYVITFHTHYEALVCMRSLEKSEAVQNGVITVKLIPVPRELSSACGTAVKVMIKDGAVFGAENFANIERDEVFSFDSAGTYTAVDN; from the coding sequence ATGATCTGCGGTTACGTAATAACGTTTCACACTCATTACGAAGCGCTCGTCTGTATGCGCAGTCTCGAAAAGAGCGAGGCTGTGCAAAACGGCGTGATTACCGTTAAGCTTATTCCCGTGCCGCGCGAACTCAGCTCCGCCTGCGGTACGGCGGTTAAAGTTATGATAAAAGACGGCGCGGTGTTCGGCGCAGAGAACTTTGCAAACATTGAACGCGATGAAGTGTTCAGTTTTGACTCCGCCGGCACATATACCGCAGTGGACAATTAA
- the selD gene encoding selenide, water dikinase SelD has translation MSCAIPDKNFSLIKSSSYSGUGAKLSAGALDGLLKSFPICSDPRLLVGFDTSDDAAVYKINDETALIFTADFFPAITDDPYMFGQIAAANALSDIYAMGGVPKLALNLFCISEKMPEPIIKEILRGGADKAFEAGAIICGGHTIYDSIPKYGLAVTGFVHPNKILRNSACKTGDVLILTKPIGSGILTTAAKADMLGADELKSVYDVMAFLNAAACTVMTKYEVHACTDITGFGLLGHLYEMGKGSGLSIELTCKSLSIFDAAVEYAEMGFVPAGAYSNRSFVGDNAVLDGVPRAYQDILFDPQTSGGLVIAVAQKDAQQLYTELCTVLENTVCGKPAIIGTVVERTDKVVRVNY, from the coding sequence ATGAGCTGTGCAATCCCGGATAAAAATTTCAGTTTAATTAAATCTTCGTCCTATTCGGGATGAGGGGCAAAATTAAGTGCGGGTGCACTGGATGGATTATTAAAAAGCTTTCCTATTTGCTCCGATCCCCGGCTTTTGGTCGGTTTCGATACATCGGATGATGCGGCTGTTTATAAAATCAATGACGAAACGGCATTAATTTTTACGGCTGACTTCTTTCCGGCCATTACGGATGATCCGTATATGTTCGGGCAGATTGCAGCCGCTAATGCACTCAGCGATATTTACGCAATGGGCGGCGTTCCGAAACTGGCGCTCAATCTTTTTTGTATTTCGGAAAAAATGCCAGAACCCATTATCAAGGAAATACTGCGAGGCGGCGCCGACAAAGCGTTTGAGGCGGGAGCAATTATCTGCGGCGGGCACACCATTTACGACAGCATCCCGAAATACGGTTTAGCGGTAACGGGTTTTGTGCATCCCAATAAAATACTGCGGAATTCAGCCTGCAAAACAGGTGATGTACTGATTTTAACCAAGCCCATCGGCTCCGGTATTTTAACAACGGCAGCGAAGGCTGATATGCTCGGCGCTGATGAGCTTAAAAGCGTGTATGACGTTATGGCCTTCTTAAATGCCGCCGCCTGCACTGTGATGACCAAATATGAGGTTCATGCCTGTACGGATATCACCGGCTTCGGACTGTTGGGGCACTTGTATGAAATGGGAAAGGGAAGCGGCCTCAGTATTGAGCTTACTTGTAAATCGCTGTCGATTTTTGACGCTGCCGTTGAATATGCCGAAATGGGCTTTGTTCCCGCCGGAGCGTATTCAAACAGGAGCTTTGTCGGCGATAATGCTGTGTTGGACGGAGTGCCGCGCGCCTATCAGGATATACTGTTTGACCCGCAGACGTCAGGAGGTCTTGTTATTGCGGTAGCGCAAAAAGACGCGCAGCAGTTATACACAGAACTTTGCACCGTCCTTGAAAATACCGTCTGCGGAAAACCGGCAATTATCGGCACGGTTGTAGAACGCACCGATAAGGTTGTCCGAGTAAACTATTAA